The following is a genomic window from Terriglobales bacterium.
AAGGGTGATGCATTTAGCCTTTGCGGTTCACCGCCTCGATATCAAATCATACGGCGAAACGATAGTTAGCCGGCCAAATTTCGGAGGACCATGCGGGCGGGTTTGACCGAATCGTCGCGAACGCGTGTCAGATCCAGCGCGCGGCTGCCGCACCGCTATCTTCAGGGCGGGTGTTGAAGGCGATCGTCGCTTGCGGTGCCGCACGATGGACGGCGTTGACCACGGCTTCAAACAGCACCAGCCGATTGGGTGGCAGGCGGACACCCGCGCCAATCACTACACATTCGTAGACGGCACCTGCCAGGCAGCGTTCAATCGTCGGGACCGCGGTCTCGTCGGGTTTGATGAAGCAGATCTCGGAATGCCAACCTCGCCCTGCGAAATCGGCCAGCGCGAGTCTGACCCCAGCGTGGATCTTCTCCGCGGTCATGCCCGGCGGCAGCGCCGGATCCGAAAAGTCCACCGTTGCAGGATCAAAACCGACCAACAGGACACGTTTCATCGATGAACCACGCCATGTACCTGCGAGAGTTTAACGCGTCCGCATCTGCTCGAAAAGATCGCGGGGGGCGGATTGCTCTTAGCGGGTGGTAACAATCAGCAACGTCGAGAAGTCTAGGTGGAGCGGGCGCTGCGGCGGCCTGAAATTGCTTCGCCGCAACCAGGCCACCAACCCAAAACGGGAGGGTGGTCCTTCTGCCGGCGGTATCGTATTTCCGGTCGCATCTGGGCTTGGCTCCGGCCACCGTGAGCGCTCAAGACTGATCCGGACCAATAGCGGAGTCGCCCGTGCAACCACAGCGTCGGCTCAAGAGGCCGTTAGCGTTGCTGGCCGTTGACGGTGTGCGGCAGCCCAGCCAACGATCTCGGCGACGGCATGGATGGCCGCGTCGACTTGCTCATCGGTATTGAACGCCCCGATTGAGAATCGGACTCCGCCGTGCATCTCCAATGTTCCGAGTTGTTGCGGAGCGCAGTCGAGCATGAAGTTGTACCACCCTCCGGCTTGGGCCATGCCGTGGCTGCATTATCGAAATAGGCCAGCTCCTTTTCCATTGTGCCCCTCGACATTCCTATTTCCATCACACCCTGTGTCAACCTTGGGTTGCTCGCTGGAAACAAATGCAGTTTGCCTCAATGGCGTTATGCGTATCGATTTGACAAACAACACCAATGGGCCCGGCAGTCACGACAATAGGTGCGGAGTATCACTGTTCTCCCCGACCACGCCGTTTGACACTGGTCAGAACACGCGGATGTGCTCGACTTCGTTCGAGAGGGGCAACTGGAACCCATGGACACGAAGCATCTCGGCATCAATAGCAAGCTGATCCACGCCGGCCACAGAGCGGACCCGACTGGTGCAATCACCGTTCCGATCTACCAGACCTCCACATTTGCCTTTCGAGATGCCCAACACGGCGCCGCGCTCTTTGCGGGACAGGAGGATGGTTACATCTACACCCGCATTGGAAATCCCACCATCCGTGCGCTTGAGGAGATCGTGGCCGAACTGGAGAACGGTTGCGGAGGCATTGCGACCAGCTCCGGCATGGGCGCCGTAGCCACTTTGTACTTAGCGGTGTTGAGCGCGGGCGCTCACATGGTGAGCACGGCATCGGTCTACGGACCCAGCCGGGGACTGATGGAGAACCACTTTTCGCGCTTCGGAGTTGAATCCTCCTATCTCGATACCTCGGACCTGGGCCGCGTCCGCGATGCTCTGCGCCCCGAGACCAGGCTGGTCTATGTGGAGACTCCCTCCAATCCGACGATGCAGCTGACGGACATAGCGCAGGTTGCGGCGCTGGCGCATGCGCATGGCTGTCTACTTGCCGTCGATAACACCTTCGCCAGTCCGTATCTGCAGAAGCCGTTGGATCTCGGCGCCGACGTGGTGCTCCACTCGGTGACCAAATTCATCAATGGCCACGGGGATGTGGTCGGCGGAATCCTGGTCGCGAAGGATCAGTCTATCTACCGGCTGTTGCGCAGCGTGATGATCAATCTCGGCTGCAACATGGATCCGCACCAGGCTTTCCTGGTTTCGCGCGGCCTCAAAACGCTGGGAATTAGGATCGAGCGGGCGCAGCGGAATGCACTGGAGATTGCGCGCTGGCTGGAGGGACAAACCGAAGTCCAGACTGTGCGTTACGTCGGCCTGGAGTCGCACCCCCAGCATGATTTGGCCAAGCGGCAGATGAGGGGCTTCGGGTCCATGATCAGCTTCGAGCTTAAGGGCGGAATGGAGGCGGGGCGCCAGCTGATGAACGCCCTCAAGGTGGCGACGCTGGCGGTCTCACTGGGCGGCGTGGAGACGCTGGTTGAGCATCCGGCTTCCATGACGCATGCCGGCATCTCGCCGGAGGATCGTCGCGCGGCAGGATTCAGCGACGGCCTGGTTCGCTATTCAGTGGGCATTGAGGATGTGGAAGACCTCATCGCCGACCTCCGCCAGGCATTCGACGCCGTTGCCATGGCAAACAAAGTCGCTGC
Proteins encoded in this region:
- a CDS encoding PLP-dependent aspartate aminotransferase family protein — its product is MDTKHLGINSKLIHAGHRADPTGAITVPIYQTSTFAFRDAQHGAALFAGQEDGYIYTRIGNPTIRALEEIVAELENGCGGIATSSGMGAVATLYLAVLSAGAHMVSTASVYGPSRGLMENHFSRFGVESSYLDTSDLGRVRDALRPETRLVYVETPSNPTMQLTDIAQVAALAHAHGCLLAVDNTFASPYLQKPLDLGADVVLHSVTKFINGHGDVVGGILVAKDQSIYRLLRSVMINLGCNMDPHQAFLVSRGLKTLGIRIERAQRNALEIARWLEGQTEVQTVRYVGLESHPQHDLAKRQMRGFGSMISFELKGGMEAGRQLMNALKVATLAVSLGGVETLVEHPASMTHAGISPEDRRAAGFSDGLVRYSVGIEDVEDLIADLRQAFDAVAMANKVAAAR